The following are from one region of the Stanieria cyanosphaera PCC 7437 genome:
- the leuC gene encoding 3-isopropylmalate dehydratase large subunit, translating into MSSKTLFDKVWDLHTVGTLPSGQTQLLIGLHLIHEVTSPQAFAMLRERGLKVLFPERTVATVDHIVPTENQARPFADDLAEEMMQALEHNTKNFGIRFYNVGSGNQGIVHVIAPEQGLTQPGMTVACGDSHTSTHGAFGAIAFGIGTSQVRDVLASQTLALSKLKVRKIEVNGELPPGIYAKDVILHIIRKLGVNGGVGYAYEYAGSTFTAMNMEERMTVCNMSIEGGARCGYINPDQVTFDYLKGKDFAPKGKDWEKAVAWWQSICSDEDAVYDDVVTFDAAEIEPTVTWGITPGQGIGISETVPTPESLADSEKAIASEAYQYMQLTPGKSIKGTKIDVCFIGSCTNGRISDLREAAKFAKGHHVAAGVKAFVVPGSERVKQQAEAEGLDQIFTEAGFEWREPGCSMCLAMNPDKLQGDQISASSSNRNFKGRQGSATGRTLLMSPAMVVAAAVTGEVTDVRKLEQVS; encoded by the coding sequence ATGTCTTCAAAAACACTCTTCGATAAAGTTTGGGACTTACATACAGTTGGTACACTCCCCTCAGGTCAAACTCAACTATTGATTGGCTTACATTTAATTCATGAAGTTACTAGTCCTCAAGCTTTTGCCATGCTGCGAGAAAGAGGCTTAAAAGTATTATTTCCAGAACGTACCGTAGCGACAGTAGATCATATTGTACCGACTGAAAATCAAGCACGTCCTTTTGCTGACGATTTAGCAGAAGAAATGATGCAAGCATTAGAACACAATACCAAAAATTTTGGGATCAGATTTTATAATGTTGGTTCTGGTAATCAAGGCATCGTTCATGTCATTGCACCCGAACAAGGTTTAACTCAACCAGGCATGACAGTTGCTTGTGGTGACTCCCACACTTCTACTCATGGTGCTTTTGGAGCGATCGCTTTTGGGATTGGTACGTCCCAAGTTAGGGATGTTTTAGCTTCTCAAACTCTAGCTTTATCTAAACTCAAAGTCCGTAAAATTGAGGTTAACGGCGAATTACCCCCAGGAATCTATGCCAAAGATGTCATTCTTCATATCATCCGTAAACTAGGAGTTAACGGCGGTGTTGGTTACGCCTACGAGTATGCAGGAAGTACCTTTACTGCCATGAATATGGAAGAGAGGATGACTGTTTGTAATATGTCAATTGAAGGTGGTGCGCGCTGCGGTTATATCAATCCCGATCAAGTTACGTTTGATTATCTCAAAGGTAAAGATTTTGCCCCAAAAGGCAAAGACTGGGAAAAGGCGGTGGCGTGGTGGCAAAGTATTTGTAGTGACGAAGATGCTGTTTATGATGATGTCGTTACTTTTGATGCTGCTGAGATCGAACCTACTGTAACTTGGGGAATTACTCCTGGACAAGGGATTGGTATTAGTGAAACTGTTCCCACCCCCGAAAGTTTAGCCGATAGTGAAAAAGCGATCGCATCAGAAGCGTATCAATATATGCAACTGACTCCAGGCAAATCTATTAAAGGTACAAAAATAGATGTCTGTTTTATCGGTAGTTGCACTAATGGTAGAATCAGCGATCTCAGAGAAGCTGCTAAATTTGCCAAAGGACATCATGTCGCAGCAGGAGTAAAAGCTTTTGTAGTTCCTGGTTCAGAACGAGTCAAACAACAAGCAGAAGCAGAAGGATTAGATCAAATCTTTACCGAAGCTGGTTTTGAATGGCGTGAACCTGGTTGTTCGATGTGCTTGGCAATGAATCCCGATAAACTTCAAGGGGATCAAATTAGTGCTTCTTCTTCTAATCGTAACTTTAAAGGTCGTCAAGGTTCAGCTACTGGTAGAACTTTGTTAATGAGTCCAGCAATGGTAGTTGCTGCTGCCGTCACAGGAGAGGTAACGGATGTCAGGAAATTAGAACAAGTTAGCTAA
- a CDS encoding sodium-dependent bicarbonate transport family permease: MDTSLIVSNILNPPVLFFFLGMTAVLVKSDLEIPPPIPKLFSLYLLFAIGFKGGVELIKSGITQEVILTLAAAMLMACVVPIYTFFILKFKLDTYDSAAIAATYGSISAVTFITASAFLSELGIDYDGYMVAALALMESPAIIVGLILVNLFASEAGKQSERDFVWSEVLRDAFLNSSVFLLVGSLIIGFLTGEHGWQVLEPFTQGMFYGVLTFFLLDMGLVAARRIKDLQKTGIFLISFAILIPIVNAVIGLVIAWFIEMPKGDALLFSVLCASASYIAVPAAMRLTVPEANPSLYVSTALAVTFPFNIIVGIPIYLYGINLFWS, from the coding sequence ATGGATACTAGTCTGATCGTATCTAATATCCTCAATCCGCCAGTTTTATTTTTCTTTTTAGGAATGACTGCGGTTTTAGTTAAATCCGATTTAGAAATTCCTCCTCCAATTCCCAAACTATTTTCCCTTTACTTGTTGTTTGCGATTGGATTTAAAGGAGGAGTAGAACTAATTAAAAGTGGTATTACCCAAGAAGTAATTTTGACTCTAGCAGCAGCAATGTTAATGGCTTGTGTTGTACCGATTTATACCTTTTTTATTCTCAAGTTCAAGCTAGATACTTACGACTCTGCTGCGATCGCAGCTACTTATGGTTCAATTAGTGCTGTTACTTTTATTACCGCTAGTGCTTTCTTAAGTGAATTAGGAATTGACTATGATGGATATATGGTAGCAGCCCTTGCTCTAATGGAATCTCCCGCAATTATCGTTGGCTTAATTTTGGTTAATCTATTTGCTTCAGAGGCAGGAAAGCAAAGCGAGCGTGACTTTGTTTGGTCAGAAGTTTTACGAGATGCCTTTTTGAATAGTTCTGTTTTTCTCTTAGTTGGTAGCCTAATCATTGGATTTTTAACGGGAGAACATGGTTGGCAAGTACTAGAACCCTTTACCCAGGGAATGTTTTATGGCGTTTTGACTTTCTTTTTATTGGATATGGGACTGGTTGCTGCTAGAAGGATTAAGGACTTACAAAAAACTGGAATTTTCCTGATTTCTTTTGCCATACTGATCCCCATAGTCAATGCAGTAATTGGACTAGTAATCGCTTGGTTTATCGAAATGCCGAAAGGAGATGCTCTTTTATTCTCCGTACTTTGTGCTAGTGCCTCTTACATTGCTGTACCTGCTGCCATGCGTTTAACTGTTCCAGAAGCTAATCCTAGTCTGTATGTGTCTACTGCGTTAGCTGTGACTTTTCCGTTCAATATTATTGTAGGAATTCCTATTTATCTGTACGGAATCAATCTCTTTTGGAGTTAA
- a CDS encoding P-II family nitrogen regulator has translation MHLVKKIEIIANSFELAKILDSLDKSGVHGHAVIRNVAGKGLRDGAEDLDMTMLDNVYVIAFCMPDQLKSVVENIRPLLNKFGGTCYVSDVMEIRSVKCVASL, from the coding sequence ATGCATTTAGTTAAAAAAATTGAAATAATTGCTAATTCATTTGAACTCGCCAAAATTTTAGATAGTTTGGATAAATCTGGCGTACATGGTCATGCGGTAATTCGCAATGTGGCAGGTAAAGGATTGCGAGACGGAGCAGAAGATTTAGATATGACCATGCTGGATAATGTCTATGTGATTGCTTTTTGTATGCCAGACCAACTTAAATCGGTAGTGGAAAACATTCGACCTCTACTCAATAAATTTGGAGGCACTTGCTATGTCTCCGATGTAATGGAAATTCGCTCTGTTAAATGTGTCGCATCTTTATGA
- a CDS encoding carbonic anhydrase, which translates to MTSSMKQESNFSDRRKFLQLGTVTALGLLVSASDLVWDVEQAQADTLQPTPDQALQKLIEGNQRFVNHLMRRPHQASTRLQEVSQAQHPFATILSCADSRVLPEMLFDQGIGDLFDVRVAGNIATPEVLGSIEYAVALLETPLLMVLGHERCGAVTAAVKNESLANSQIDSFVKAIKPSVERVKQQPGNLVDNAIIANVQDQIENLKTSPILRDRTESNKLKILGGRYDLDTGKVTIIT; encoded by the coding sequence ATGACAAGCTCTATGAAACAAGAAAGTAACTTTAGCGACCGCCGTAAATTTTTGCAACTAGGAACGGTAACTGCTCTAGGTTTGTTAGTTAGTGCTAGCGATCTCGTATGGGATGTAGAACAAGCTCAAGCTGATACTCTACAGCCTACTCCTGATCAAGCTTTACAAAAGTTAATCGAGGGGAATCAGCGATTTGTTAATCATTTGATGAGAAGACCTCATCAGGCTTCAACTCGTCTACAAGAAGTTTCTCAAGCTCAACATCCCTTTGCAACTATTCTCAGTTGTGCTGATTCGCGAGTTTTGCCAGAAATGCTGTTCGATCAAGGTATCGGAGATCTTTTTGATGTTCGGGTTGCCGGTAATATTGCTACTCCCGAAGTTTTAGGAAGTATTGAATATGCCGTAGCTTTGTTAGAAACCCCTTTACTGATGGTACTAGGGCATGAACGATGTGGTGCGGTAACTGCTGCGGTCAAAAATGAATCTCTAGCAAATAGTCAGATTGACAGTTTTGTTAAAGCAATTAAACCCTCAGTAGAAAGAGTAAAACAACAACCTGGAAATTTGGTAGACAATGCAATCATTGCTAATGTCCAAGACCAGATCGAGAATTTAAAAACCTCTCCAATTTTACGCGATCGCACTGAATCAAACAAATTAAAAATTCTCGGAGGTCGTTATGATTTGGATACTGGCAAAGTAACCATTATTACTTAA
- a CDS encoding polyribonucleotide nucleotidyltransferase produces the protein MEEFDQSISFDGRDIRLKVGLLAPQAGGSVLIQSGDTAVLVTATRAEGREGIDFLPLIVDYEERLYAAGRIPGGFLRREGKPPERAILTSRLIDRPLRPLFPGWLRDDIQIVATTLSMDHEVPPDILAVTGASVAVLLAQIPFYGPMAAVRVGLVGDDFIINPTYQEIEQGDLDLVVAGSPDGVVMVEAGANQLPEQDIIEAIDFGYEAVQELIQAQRQLIQQLGIEMPTIEPPVVDETLTNFISDRASEAIKQVLSQYDFDKNARDAALDEIKKTKIEAVIAELPEEEPIKIATSENPKAIANEFKAVTKKLMRAQIIEQGVRVDGRTLDQVRPISCRVGLLPQRVHGSGLFRRGLTQVLSIATLGTSGDAQDLADDLHPEDEKRYLHHYNFPPFSVGETKPMRSPGRREIGHGALAERAIVPVLPPQEEFPYVVRVVSEVLSSNGSTSMGSVCGSTLALMDAGVPITKPVSGAAMGLIKENDEVRILTDIQGIEDFLGDMDFKVAGTDTGITALQMDMKITGLSMDVVAKAIQQAKPARMHILEEMLKAITQPRSELSPYAPRLLTIKIDPELIGLVIGPAGKTIKGITEQTGAKIDIEDDGTVVIAAVEAEKAERARSIISGMTRKLNEGDVYVGKVTRIIDIGAFVEILPGKEGMIHISQLAEGRVGKVEDEVAVGDEIVVKVRGFDNKGRLNLTRLGIHPEEAAAARATVAVK, from the coding sequence ATGGAAGAATTCGATCAGTCGATATCTTTCGATGGAAGAGATATTAGACTTAAAGTAGGCTTGCTCGCGCCACAAGCAGGCGGTTCTGTTTTAATTCAATCAGGAGATACAGCAGTATTAGTTACGGCGACGAGAGCAGAAGGAAGAGAAGGGATTGATTTTTTACCTCTGATCGTTGATTACGAAGAAAGGTTGTATGCAGCCGGTCGTATTCCCGGTGGATTTTTAAGAAGAGAAGGAAAACCTCCAGAAAGAGCGATTCTGACGAGTAGATTAATTGATCGCCCTTTACGTCCTCTTTTTCCTGGTTGGTTGCGAGATGATATTCAAATCGTTGCTACTACTCTATCGATGGATCACGAAGTACCTCCTGATATTTTGGCAGTAACAGGTGCTTCGGTGGCTGTTTTATTGGCGCAGATACCTTTTTATGGTCCAATGGCAGCCGTGAGAGTTGGTTTAGTGGGTGATGATTTTATTATCAATCCTACTTATCAAGAAATTGAACAGGGAGATTTAGATTTAGTTGTAGCTGGTAGTCCCGACGGTGTAGTGATGGTTGAAGCCGGGGCAAATCAATTACCAGAACAAGATATTATTGAAGCGATTGATTTCGGTTACGAAGCGGTACAAGAATTAATTCAAGCTCAAAGACAATTAATTCAACAGTTGGGTATTGAAATGCCCACGATTGAACCACCTGTCGTAGATGAAACCTTGACGAATTTTATTAGCGATCGCGCATCCGAAGCCATCAAACAAGTCCTCTCTCAATACGATTTCGATAAAAATGCTCGTGACGCAGCTTTAGATGAGATCAAAAAAACTAAAATTGAAGCAGTAATCGCTGAACTGCCAGAAGAAGAGCCGATCAAAATTGCGACTAGTGAAAATCCTAAGGCGATCGCGAATGAATTTAAGGCAGTCACGAAAAAATTGATGCGGGCGCAAATTATCGAACAAGGTGTTCGAGTTGACGGACGTACATTAGACCAAGTTAGACCCATTTCTTGTCGAGTAGGACTACTACCCCAACGTGTTCACGGTAGCGGTTTGTTTAGAAGAGGATTAACTCAGGTTTTGTCAATTGCTACGTTGGGAACTTCAGGTGATGCTCAAGATTTAGCTGATGATCTTCATCCCGAAGACGAAAAACGCTATCTGCATCATTACAACTTTCCACCTTTTTCTGTCGGGGAAACGAAGCCAATGCGTTCTCCTGGACGTAGAGAAATTGGTCACGGTGCTTTAGCAGAACGTGCTATTGTACCAGTTTTACCACCCCAAGAAGAATTTCCTTATGTAGTTAGAGTTGTCTCGGAAGTCTTATCTTCCAACGGTTCGACTTCGATGGGTTCGGTTTGTGGTTCTACTCTGGCTTTAATGGATGCAGGAGTACCAATTACTAAACCCGTTAGTGGTGCAGCAATGGGCTTAATCAAAGAAAACGACGAAGTTAGAATTCTCACCGATATTCAAGGGATTGAAGATTTCTTAGGAGATATGGACTTTAAAGTTGCAGGTACAGATACAGGCATTACTGCGCTGCAAATGGATATGAAAATTACAGGCTTATCAATGGATGTAGTAGCTAAAGCTATCCAACAAGCCAAACCTGCCAGAATGCATATCCTGGAAGAAATGCTTAAAGCGATCACCCAACCTCGTTCAGAGTTGTCTCCTTATGCACCGAGGTTGCTGACTATTAAAATCGATCCTGAATTAATTGGTTTAGTGATCGGTCCTGCGGGTAAAACAATTAAAGGAATTACCGAACAAACAGGAGCAAAAATTGACATCGAAGATGACGGAACAGTGGTTATTGCAGCCGTTGAAGCCGAAAAAGCTGAACGAGCCAGAAGTATTATCTCTGGTATGACTCGTAAATTAAATGAAGGGGATGTCTATGTTGGCAAAGTTACCCGAATCATTGACATTGGAGCTTTTGTAGAAATCTTACCTGGTAAAGAAGGGATGATTCATATTTCTCAATTAGCTGAAGGTAGAGTAGGCAAAGTTGAAGATGAAGTTGCTGTGGGAGATGAAATCGTAGTTAAAGTTAGAGGCTTTGATAATAAAGGTCGTCTTAATTTGACTCGATTGGGTATTCATCCCGAAGAAGCAGCAGCAGCAAGAGCAACAGTTGCTGTTAAATAA
- a CDS encoding response regulator: protein MGHTTNLFNQIKEIQAQKFTGKVKVNNLKNITWTFYCCQGRLVWAVGGYSPDKSWKRHLAKYCSEVNFNEVASLTLESFDSQSYNFLTVLYQKKIVKKEQLLLLIENQIQENLFDILLIENNNLLQYNIESESLSSFLKFDFKIPLTLVNAESIYQQSYQIWLQWMQKGLQSCSPNFTPIIKKQEELQSLVPNLIYERFVQLINGKNTLRDLAFKMNKDVVELTYSLKSYIDQGLIELVDIPDVILPSTSKQSICQTNQIDQSSIAKPQPTKQPLVVCIDDSPQVLQIMEQILTTAGYQFMGIQDPIHTVSKLVPCQPGLIFLDIGMPMINGYEVCSQLQRVSKLKNVPVVMLTGNNGIIDRMRAKMVGASSFVTKPIESEKILATVRDLLSENISEKSSQVSNHNLTNLSAIAFN, encoded by the coding sequence ATGGGACACACAACTAATTTATTTAATCAAATCAAAGAAATTCAAGCACAAAAATTTACAGGTAAAGTTAAAGTAAATAATTTAAAAAATATCACTTGGACTTTTTATTGTTGTCAAGGTAGATTAGTTTGGGCTGTTGGTGGTTATTCTCCAGATAAATCTTGGAAAAGACATTTAGCTAAATACTGTTCTGAAGTCAATTTTAATGAAGTTGCTTCACTTACTTTAGAATCTTTTGATAGTCAAAGCTATAATTTCTTGACAGTTTTGTATCAAAAGAAAATAGTAAAAAAAGAACAATTGCTTTTGTTAATTGAAAATCAAATTCAAGAAAATTTATTTGATATATTATTGATTGAAAATAATAATTTATTACAATACAATATTGAATCGGAATCTCTTAGTTCTTTTTTAAAGTTTGATTTTAAGATTCCTTTAACGCTGGTAAATGCTGAATCTATCTATCAACAAAGTTATCAAATTTGGTTACAATGGATGCAAAAAGGTCTTCAATCTTGTTCACCTAATTTCACACCAATAATTAAAAAGCAAGAAGAATTGCAAAGTTTAGTTCCAAATTTAATTTATGAACGTTTTGTTCAATTAATCAATGGAAAAAATACCTTGCGCGATCTCGCCTTTAAAATGAATAAAGATGTTGTAGAACTGACCTATTCTCTTAAATCTTATATTGACCAAGGACTAATTGAATTAGTTGACATTCCTGATGTAATCTTGCCATCAACTTCCAAGCAAAGTATTTGTCAAACCAACCAAATCGATCAATCATCTATTGCAAAACCACAACCAACAAAGCAACCATTAGTTGTTTGCATTGATGATAGTCCCCAGGTGCTACAGATTATGGAGCAGATTTTAACTACAGCAGGCTATCAATTTATGGGTATTCAAGATCCTATTCACACTGTTTCTAAATTAGTTCCTTGTCAACCCGGTCTGATTTTTTTGGATATTGGAATGCCTATGATCAATGGTTACGAAGTTTGTAGTCAATTACAACGAGTTTCTAAGCTAAAAAATGTACCTGTAGTCATGTTAACAGGCAATAACGGGATTATAGATAGAATGAGAGCAAAAATGGTCGGTGCTTCCAGTTTTGTTACTAAACCAATTGAAAGTGAAAAAATTTTAGCCACAGTAAGAGATTTGCTATCAGAAAATATTTCTGAAAAATCCTCTCAAGTATCTAATCACAATCTTACCAATCTAAGCGCGATCGCGTTTAACTAG
- a CDS encoding pentapeptide repeat-containing protein, whose product MIRSAIFPSTSMRLNFKELQQRYESGQRNFEQVTLTGVNLKGADLRYINLKGADLSNADLSEAILYGANLENTNLNCIKLNEAKLQGAFLAHATIVCGHLSNANLRDADLRHASLDATTLKGTILEGADLRGTYLVGADLEPTNLSKVYFDHNTHLPDNCNFINQETLLEAKISVEDLLQKFNYLTQYGSRYLGPMMTAKNWQSSRPESPCLNRFIVNASGQITFSGVAGMNVKNSQRHFAQQWMINFINHCSNIFREFPYLIDHEKIIF is encoded by the coding sequence ATGATTCGCTCAGCAATTTTTCCCTCAACTTCTATGAGATTAAACTTCAAAGAATTACAACAAAGATACGAATCAGGACAAAGAAATTTTGAACAAGTTACTTTGACAGGTGTTAATTTAAAAGGCGCAGACCTTCGATATATTAATCTAAAAGGCGCAGATTTAAGCAATGCAGATTTAAGTGAGGCTATTCTCTATGGAGCTAATCTTGAGAATACCAACTTAAATTGTATTAAGCTCAATGAAGCTAAATTACAAGGAGCATTTTTAGCTCACGCAACCATTGTTTGTGGTCATTTAAGTAATGCCAACTTACGGGATGCCGATTTACGTCATGCTAGTTTAGACGCTACAACCCTCAAAGGAACTATTTTAGAAGGTGCTGATTTAAGAGGGACTTATCTAGTAGGTGCCGATTTAGAACCAACAAACCTAAGCAAAGTATACTTTGACCATAATACTCATTTACCAGACAATTGTAATTTTATTAACCAAGAAACATTATTAGAAGCAAAAATTTCTGTAGAAGATTTACTTCAAAAATTTAATTATCTCACTCAGTATGGCAGTCGTTATTTAGGACCAATGATGACTGCTAAAAATTGGCAATCTTCTCGTCCAGAATCTCCTTGCTTAAATCGATTCATAGTTAATGCGTCTGGACAAATTACATTTTCTGGAGTTGCGGGAATGAATGTTAAAAATTCACAACGACATTTTGCTCAACAATGGATGATTAATTTTATTAACCATTGTTCTAATATATTTCGAGAGTTTCCTTATCTGATTGACCACGAAAAAATCATTTTTTAA